Proteins from one Thioflavicoccus mobilis 8321 genomic window:
- a CDS encoding DUF3089 domain-containing protein: protein MKIPVARTKRKTRSRAVRFQLAIALVAGLSACAPGTSTTSTEPLNFSGPVNWAALPWTRDAADETPVPGLRDRQAEAAADVFFIHPTTYLSMFGWNATTDDERLNNLTGWGPIRLQASVFNDCCRVFAPRYRQAALRSFMSRSQGGRNALEMAYEDVRDAFRYYLAHFDEGRPLIIAAHSQGSFHAIRLLAEFFDKDPALRRRLVAAYVIGWPVPCGAFANIPPCDRADQTGCFVSWSTYIWGASESGRHSNREGCCINPLTWRRDGDYAPRELNLGGTPYKFDRLDPGVTDAQCVDGKLWVHKPEQSGYVPLGKSMHLMDYNLFYANIRRNAETRLSAFRRQ from the coding sequence ATGAAGATCCCGGTAGCAAGAACGAAGCGTAAAACGCGCTCGCGGGCCGTCCGGTTCCAGTTGGCGATCGCGCTGGTGGCGGGTTTGAGCGCCTGTGCGCCGGGCACCAGCACGACCTCCACCGAGCCTCTGAATTTCTCTGGTCCGGTGAATTGGGCTGCCTTGCCCTGGACGCGTGATGCCGCGGATGAAACGCCTGTCCCAGGGCTGCGCGACCGGCAAGCCGAAGCGGCGGCAGACGTGTTCTTCATCCACCCGACGACCTATCTGTCCATGTTCGGCTGGAACGCCACCACGGACGACGAGCGGCTGAACAATCTCACCGGCTGGGGACCGATCCGCCTGCAGGCGAGCGTCTTCAACGATTGTTGCCGCGTTTTCGCCCCGCGGTATCGGCAAGCCGCGCTCAGGAGCTTCATGTCGCGATCCCAGGGCGGGCGCAACGCGTTGGAAATGGCTTATGAAGACGTGCGCGATGCCTTTCGCTACTACCTGGCGCACTTCGACGAAGGTAGGCCGTTGATCATCGCGGCCCACAGCCAAGGCTCGTTTCACGCGATACGCTTGCTCGCGGAGTTCTTCGACAAAGATCCGGCACTGAGGCGACGCCTCGTGGCGGCCTATGTGATCGGTTGGCCAGTCCCCTGCGGCGCCTTCGCGAACATTCCGCCGTGCGATCGCGCCGACCAGACAGGCTGTTTCGTGTCTTGGAGCACCTATATCTGGGGCGCGAGCGAATCCGGGAGACACTCGAACCGGGAGGGCTGCTGTATCAATCCGCTAACCTGGCGCCGCGACGGGGACTATGCGCCCAGGGAGCTCAACTTGGGTGGAACACCGTACAAATTCGACAGACTCGATCCCGGCGTTACCGACGCTCAGTGCGTTGACGGCAAGCTATGGGTCCATAAACCCGAGCAGAGCGGCTATGTCCCCCTCGGCAAGAGCATGCACCTGATGGACTACAACCTGTTCTACGCGAATATCCGCCGGAATGCGGAGACGCGACTTTCTGCCTTTCGCAGACAGTAG